A window of the Dyadobacter pollutisoli genome harbors these coding sequences:
- a CDS encoding serine protease has product MDLFGDLESLHRIFWYIALSVSLIFVILAVMTFAGMDSSDGLDADFDGDLDIGDAPFQLFTFRNLINFLLGFGWTGVAFFQTISNKGILIALAVGVGAGFVFLFFITMGQIQKLAENNTFNINSALQKTGEVYLTIPGQKQGKGKVQVSVKGSFRELDAVTEEDRIIPGTLIRVCKVESDNLVVVQRL; this is encoded by the coding sequence ATGGACCTGTTTGGTGATTTGGAATCCCTACATCGTATATTCTGGTACATTGCCCTCTCGGTAAGCCTCATATTTGTAATCCTGGCCGTCATGACTTTTGCCGGAATGGATTCGTCAGATGGGCTGGATGCCGATTTTGACGGAGATCTGGATATAGGGGACGCGCCTTTTCAGTTATTCACTTTTCGTAACCTGATCAATTTCCTCCTTGGCTTCGGCTGGACCGGCGTAGCTTTCTTCCAAACCATTAGTAACAAAGGAATCCTGATCGCCCTGGCTGTGGGTGTAGGTGCAGGGTTTGTCTTTTTATTTTTCATCACCATGGGGCAAATACAAAAGCTTGCAGAGAATAATACTTTTAACATTAATAGCGCCTTACAAAAAACAGGAGAAGTTTACCTCACCATTCCGGGGCAAAAACAGGGAAAGGGCAAGGTACAGGTGAGTGTAAAAGGCTCTTTCCGCGAATTGGACGCAGTTACCGAAGAAGATAGAATTATACCCGGAACATTGATCCGGGTCTGTAAAGTGGAAAGTGACAATCTGGTTGTCGTACAAAGATTATAA
- a CDS encoding flotillin family protein — MSGSLIVLFVAVIVIFVSVAALISRYKRCPSDKILVVYGRTGGTSAKCIHGGGEFIWPVIQDYAFLDLKPISIEANLTNALSRQNIRVDVPCRFTIAISTETDSMNNAAERLLGLTPDQIQELSKDILFGQLRLVIATMTIEEINSDRDKFLDNISKNVDNELKKIGLRLINVNVTDIRDESGYIEALGKEAAAKAINEAKISVAEQEKIGETGKAMADRERDVQIAETHRDRDVKIAITNKDREISIASAAKDEAIGRAEATRDTRVKTSEANAIAVQGENAAKIDIANSEALRREKEAESLRIAISAEKVQQAKALEEAYLAEQKAELARSERERSTQIANVVVPAEIAKQKAIIDAQAEAERIRENAKGEADAIFAKMDAEARGLYEILTKQAEGYREVVKAAGGDPSKAFQLLLLEKLPELVKTQVEAVKNIKIDKITVWDSGNGSGDSSSTANFVSGMMKTVPPLNDLFNMAGLNLPDYLKGTNPELPGNVPPKGSGKAE, encoded by the coding sequence ATGTCAGGCTCTCTAATCGTATTGTTCGTAGCAGTCATCGTTATTTTTGTTTCAGTTGCGGCGCTTATTTCAAGATATAAAAGGTGTCCGTCCGATAAAATCCTGGTCGTATATGGGCGTACGGGAGGTACTTCTGCGAAATGTATCCATGGCGGCGGCGAATTTATCTGGCCGGTGATCCAGGACTACGCGTTTCTGGACCTAAAACCAATTTCAATAGAAGCAAACCTGACGAATGCCCTCAGCCGTCAGAATATCCGTGTGGATGTTCCGTGTCGTTTTACGATCGCGATCTCGACTGAAACGGACAGCATGAACAATGCCGCTGAACGTTTGCTTGGGCTTACTCCTGACCAAATACAGGAGCTTTCGAAGGATATTCTTTTCGGACAGCTTCGATTGGTTATTGCTACAATGACGATCGAGGAGATCAATTCCGACCGGGATAAGTTTCTGGATAATATTTCTAAAAACGTTGATAATGAGTTAAAGAAGATCGGGTTAAGGCTTATCAATGTGAATGTTACCGATATCAGGGACGAATCTGGGTACATTGAGGCATTAGGTAAGGAAGCCGCAGCGAAAGCAATCAATGAAGCCAAGATCAGTGTGGCGGAACAGGAAAAAATCGGAGAAACAGGTAAAGCCATGGCAGACCGTGAGCGTGACGTACAAATTGCAGAAACGCATCGCGACCGTGATGTGAAAATTGCCATTACGAATAAGGACAGGGAAATTAGTATTGCGTCGGCGGCTAAGGACGAGGCGATCGGAAGGGCGGAGGCAACCAGAGATACCCGGGTGAAAACTTCGGAGGCAAACGCAATAGCTGTTCAGGGGGAGAATGCCGCGAAGATTGATATTGCGAATTCTGAGGCCTTACGCCGTGAAAAAGAAGCTGAATCGCTGCGAATAGCCATCTCAGCAGAAAAGGTACAGCAAGCAAAAGCTTTGGAAGAAGCATATCTTGCGGAACAAAAAGCGGAATTGGCCCGATCGGAAAGGGAACGCTCCACTCAGATCGCCAATGTGGTGGTCCCGGCGGAAATTGCCAAACAAAAAGCAATTATTGACGCACAGGCCGAAGCAGAAAGAATACGAGAAAATGCTAAGGGCGAGGCAGATGCTATATTCGCCAAGATGGATGCTGAGGCCCGTGGTTTGTATGAAATTCTGACCAAGCAGGCCGAAGGTTACAGAGAAGTAGTAAAGGCAGCGGGCGGCGACCCGTCGAAGGCTTTCCAATTACTACTATTGGAGAAATTGCCTGAATTGGTGAAGACACAGGTAGAAGCTGTGAAAAATATCAAAATCGATAAAATCACAGTTTGGGATTCAGGAAATGGTAGCGGGGACAGTTCTTCTACCGCCAATTTTGTATCCGGCATGATGAAAACCGTTCCTCCGCTCAATGATCTTTTCAACATGGCGGGACTTAACCTTCCCGATTACTTGAAAGGAACAAACCCGGAATTACCGGGAAATGTACCTCCAAAAGGTTCCGGAAAAGCTGAGTAA
- a CDS encoding T9SS type A sorting domain-containing protein, whose product MIFLHKPGKWIYFLAHGLLFSLSAHSQIPEPPKTIQSPTTASLGIYGNIPISHFTGKPDIGVNLHTLSEQGLEIPISLHYDASGVRPDAHPGWVGLNFNLSTNYAVVRTIKDGPDDCPYEDSRGKLGYLFTANLVNDNNWNTQAGIKSIADNSALGRDMEPDEYSFNLPGISGKFYWGHDGKFKVLCNRPVKVELSSLAMDTYPPFTPPTNTHVEVFSVWKNQANYRAHAKGFFITDEWGTKYEFGGTNAYMEYGMDFFAQGSETWNCNAWYLKSITKATGQVTNFTYERGAMVAQMYFALYQGQYSVDGGGSLDAECESNPSLFPVNGPINGKLISPIYLKEIASDNYKVKFTSSQSTELRYDQAIFDAYVNWNKASGPGAGNSRTLDILTYLYPCFYPVKSGACVETNPPLADLLAALQWRKLDKIQIQNPSGTTLKEFEFTYNNLATERLMLQKVQEKSGAKVLPAYEFTYFTSAGITLPPYARTHADHWGYNNGKLIAAVDFNIPNFFTSYGATFRSPDADSKYVKLSTLTKIKYPTGGFAEFTFEPHTYSKEVKEKRWTELDTYVTDKLAGGLRIKQIKSYDPNIAGSDVIKSYSYVSGFNPASPNAPLLSSGVLGGKAQYYWAGYQPKPGDNFTYTENIFSTQSVLPGSENSYGSHIGYSEVVESSYTGGWTVYKFTNFDNGYLDTAPSGTLQVSSTAYQPYISAAFQRGKMISEEHYLQNADRVAKTAYQYALVGNLTDYSARAEKTLLKYLCDGDHRVYEGTAYLIDVRKFLPSQEITTTYDQDSPAQFSAPVIKNYSYWPTGQIHIQGQTDSEGKELKTWYVYPPNSNDAVSVAMTAKNQIGTPLTVFNYTGTEMTPIALKLQNVTFGLFNGFYLPKKVENGVGTNLPIAMTTSIEFLTYDARGNLLTYKERNGSTTKLEYFGVADIGKTDLLKKRTDFEGTSLPHSSAYTYKPLVGVETESDVNSKVIFYEYDDFNRLKSTRTANAAGAVRSSYCYNYAGQVIECAALAPTGSIAASTLVLLAESALPVTLLEFIATKLEDSALLKWSTTNETNSERFDIERSPDGKQWMKIGSEQAMGESDSLKSYSFIDVNPMGGENLYRLKMVDADSTFAYSRIQSVIFDEDEKVALYPNPVTVENTLNLRIEDLSKISNIRIFDTDGNLVKEETAAREINTSKLTAGLYIIQITYTDGSIATHRIVKQ is encoded by the coding sequence ATGATTTTTCTTCACAAACCCGGAAAATGGATCTATTTTCTGGCACACGGATTACTTTTTTCACTTTCGGCCCATTCTCAGATTCCCGAGCCGCCTAAAACAATCCAAAGCCCCACAACCGCCAGCTTAGGCATCTACGGCAATATCCCGATTTCCCACTTTACCGGAAAACCAGACATTGGGGTGAACCTGCATACTTTATCCGAACAAGGGTTGGAAATACCAATATCCTTGCATTATGATGCTTCGGGTGTACGCCCGGACGCACATCCGGGTTGGGTTGGATTAAATTTTAATCTCTCAACAAACTATGCGGTTGTACGGACCATTAAAGACGGTCCTGACGACTGCCCTTATGAAGACAGCCGTGGTAAACTGGGCTATCTTTTCACTGCAAACCTGGTCAATGATAACAACTGGAATACGCAGGCTGGCATCAAATCCATTGCGGATAACAGCGCTTTGGGAAGGGATATGGAACCCGATGAATATTCCTTTAACCTGCCGGGAATTTCCGGAAAGTTTTATTGGGGGCACGATGGCAAATTTAAAGTCTTGTGTAACCGGCCGGTAAAGGTGGAATTGAGCTCTCTCGCAATGGACACCTACCCGCCATTCACACCTCCTACAAATACCCACGTAGAGGTTTTTAGTGTATGGAAGAATCAGGCCAACTACCGGGCACACGCCAAAGGATTTTTCATCACTGACGAGTGGGGAACAAAGTATGAATTTGGCGGCACTAATGCGTATATGGAGTATGGTATGGACTTTTTCGCACAGGGCTCCGAAACATGGAACTGTAATGCCTGGTATTTAAAGTCGATCACAAAAGCTACTGGTCAGGTTACTAACTTTACTTACGAAAGGGGTGCAATGGTTGCCCAAATGTACTTTGCGCTCTATCAGGGACAATATAGTGTGGACGGTGGCGGAAGTCTGGATGCCGAATGTGAATCCAATCCTTCTCTCTTCCCCGTCAATGGTCCCATCAACGGCAAACTTATTTCTCCCATTTACCTGAAAGAGATTGCAAGCGACAACTATAAGGTCAAGTTTACGTCGTCCCAAAGTACAGAGCTCCGGTATGACCAGGCTATCTTCGATGCTTATGTGAATTGGAACAAAGCCTCAGGACCAGGAGCCGGAAACAGCCGCACGCTGGATATTCTAACGTATTTATACCCTTGCTTTTATCCTGTCAAATCCGGAGCCTGCGTGGAGACAAATCCGCCGCTTGCGGATCTGCTAGCCGCTTTACAATGGCGTAAGCTTGACAAAATCCAGATTCAGAACCCGAGTGGAACAACCTTGAAGGAATTCGAATTTACCTACAACAATCTAGCTACCGAGCGGCTTATGTTGCAGAAAGTGCAGGAGAAATCCGGCGCCAAAGTGCTACCTGCCTACGAATTCACTTATTTCACTTCGGCCGGCATTACCCTGCCACCCTATGCCAGGACGCATGCCGACCATTGGGGCTATAACAATGGGAAACTGATAGCAGCTGTCGATTTCAACATTCCAAACTTTTTCACTTCTTATGGCGCGACCTTTCGTTCGCCAGACGCGGATAGTAAGTACGTTAAATTGAGCACTTTGACGAAAATTAAGTATCCCACCGGTGGTTTTGCCGAATTTACTTTTGAGCCACATACCTATTCAAAAGAAGTAAAGGAAAAGCGATGGACGGAGCTGGATACCTATGTTACGGATAAACTAGCCGGTGGTCTCCGTATCAAACAAATTAAAAGTTACGACCCTAATATCGCCGGATCAGATGTAATTAAGAGCTACTCTTATGTCTCAGGTTTTAATCCTGCTTCACCCAACGCTCCTCTGCTTTCAAGCGGGGTGCTTGGTGGTAAAGCGCAATATTATTGGGCTGGCTATCAACCGAAACCGGGCGACAATTTCACTTATACTGAAAATATTTTCTCTACTCAATCCGTATTGCCAGGTTCGGAAAATAGCTACGGGTCGCATATTGGCTATTCAGAAGTTGTGGAAAGCAGTTACACAGGCGGCTGGACAGTTTACAAATTCACCAATTTCGACAATGGGTATTTGGACACTGCACCGTCGGGCACGTTACAGGTGAGCAGCACGGCCTATCAGCCTTATATAAGTGCGGCTTTTCAGCGAGGGAAAATGATTTCGGAAGAGCATTATCTTCAAAACGCCGACAGGGTTGCGAAGACTGCCTATCAATATGCTCTGGTCGGCAACCTGACGGATTATTCGGCCCGTGCGGAGAAAACTTTGTTAAAGTATTTGTGTGACGGAGACCACAGGGTGTATGAAGGAACAGCATATCTGATCGACGTAAGGAAATTCCTGCCTTCGCAGGAAATCACGACAACGTATGATCAGGACAGTCCTGCACAATTTTCCGCGCCGGTCATTAAAAATTACAGCTATTGGCCAACCGGGCAAATTCATATTCAGGGACAAACGGATAGTGAAGGCAAAGAGCTAAAAACCTGGTATGTCTATCCTCCCAATTCCAATGATGCAGTCAGCGTTGCAATGACGGCAAAAAACCAGATCGGTACGCCGCTTACAGTTTTCAATTATACTGGTACTGAAATGACGCCGATTGCATTGAAACTTCAAAATGTCACTTTTGGCTTGTTCAATGGATTTTATCTTCCCAAAAAAGTCGAGAACGGTGTTGGCACGAACTTACCGATAGCGATGACGACCAGCATTGAATTTCTTACTTATGACGCAAGAGGAAATTTACTCACCTATAAAGAGCGGAACGGGTCGACGACCAAGTTGGAATACTTCGGCGTAGCGGATATTGGCAAAACAGATCTGTTGAAAAAGCGCACTGATTTTGAAGGAACCTCGCTGCCGCATTCTTCCGCCTATACTTACAAGCCCCTGGTGGGGGTTGAGACAGAGTCAGATGTGAATTCAAAAGTCATTTTCTATGAATACGACGATTTCAATCGCCTCAAAAGCACCCGTACCGCCAATGCAGCCGGAGCAGTGCGCTCTTCTTATTGCTACAACTATGCCGGACAAGTAATAGAATGTGCCGCCCTGGCGCCCACTGGCAGTATCGCGGCCAGCACACTGGTGCTGTTGGCTGAATCAGCATTGCCTGTGACGCTACTGGAATTCATTGCGACAAAACTAGAAGACTCTGCATTGTTGAAATGGTCGACTACTAACGAAACTAACAGTGAGCGATTTGATATTGAACGCAGCCCGGACGGAAAACAATGGATGAAAATAGGTTCTGAGCAGGCAATGGGAGAAAGTGATTCGCTAAAATCCTATTCGTTTATTGATGTCAATCCAATGGGCGGCGAGAACCTGTACAGGTTAAAAATGGTGGATGCAGACAGCACTTTTGCTTACAGTCGCATTCAGAGTGTAATTTTTGACGAGGACGAAAAAGTCGCACTCTATCCTAATCCGGTTACCGTTGAAAATACATTGAACCTGCGGATAGAAGATTTAAGCAAAATCAGCAACATCCGAATTTTCGATACCGATGGCAACCTGGTCAAGGAAGAGACCGCAGCCAGGGAAATCAATACCAGCAAGCTGACCGCTGGATTGTACATCATCCAAATTACCTACACCGATGGAAGTATCGCCACTCACCGAATTGTGAAACAGTAG
- the asnS gene encoding asparagine--tRNA ligase, whose translation MGPLQIKEILQTAPEQQAVVLKGWVRTKRESKNAIFIALNDGSTIHNIQAVAEPGQFSAELLQTVTTGSCLKITGQLVASLGSGQTVEVKIEDILVYGTADPDAYPLQPKKHSLEFLREIAHLRPRTNTFGAILRIRHALAFAVHQYFNDKGFFYLHTPIITASDAEGAGEMFRVTTLDLNKLPRTEEGAINFKEDFFGREANLTVSGQLEGELGAMALSKIYTFGPTFRAENSNTTRHLAEFWMIEPEMAFFELEDNMDLAEDFVKTVISYALVNCKDDLNFLQNRLAEEEKSKPQNERSLPLLEKLSFVVDNPFERLTYTEAIDILLKSKPHKEKKFQYPVGWGIDLSSEHERYLVEKHFKKPVILTNYPREIKSFYMKLDEDGKTVRAMDVLFPGIGEIIGGSQREDNYDKLLERVHEVGIDPQTIWWYLETRKFGTAPHSGFGLGFERLVLFVTGMGNIRDVIPFPRYPKSAEF comes from the coding sequence ATGGGACCGTTGCAAATCAAAGAAATACTACAAACCGCTCCTGAGCAACAAGCTGTTGTTCTCAAAGGCTGGGTAAGGACTAAAAGAGAGAGCAAAAACGCAATTTTTATCGCGTTGAATGACGGTTCCACCATCCATAATATACAGGCGGTTGCTGAGCCGGGTCAGTTTTCTGCGGAATTGCTGCAAACTGTTACTACGGGCTCATGCCTTAAAATAACGGGGCAGTTAGTAGCGTCGCTGGGTTCAGGACAAACCGTTGAGGTAAAAATAGAGGATATTCTGGTTTACGGAACTGCCGATCCTGATGCGTATCCATTGCAGCCTAAGAAGCATTCGCTTGAATTTCTTCGTGAAATAGCGCATTTGCGTCCGCGTACCAACACTTTCGGGGCGATCCTTCGCATTCGTCACGCGCTGGCTTTTGCGGTTCACCAATATTTCAATGATAAGGGTTTCTTTTACCTACATACGCCGATCATTACGGCGTCGGACGCTGAGGGTGCAGGAGAAATGTTCCGTGTTACTACATTGGATCTTAACAAGTTACCGAGAACCGAAGAAGGCGCTATTAACTTCAAAGAGGACTTTTTTGGTCGTGAAGCCAACCTGACTGTCTCGGGACAATTGGAAGGCGAACTGGGTGCCATGGCACTTTCCAAGATATATACATTTGGCCCAACTTTCCGAGCCGAAAATTCCAATACGACCCGTCACCTGGCCGAATTTTGGATGATAGAGCCGGAAATGGCATTTTTTGAGTTGGAAGACAATATGGACCTGGCCGAAGATTTTGTCAAAACGGTCATTAGTTATGCCCTGGTTAACTGCAAGGATGACCTGAACTTTTTACAGAACAGGCTGGCGGAAGAAGAAAAAAGCAAACCGCAAAATGAACGTTCGCTGCCATTGCTCGAAAAGCTGAGTTTTGTTGTTGACAATCCTTTCGAACGTCTGACTTATACGGAGGCCATTGATATTTTATTGAAATCAAAACCACATAAAGAGAAGAAATTCCAGTATCCTGTTGGCTGGGGAATCGACCTTTCCAGCGAGCATGAGCGTTATCTGGTTGAAAAACATTTCAAAAAGCCGGTTATCCTGACCAACTATCCGAGAGAAATCAAATCATTTTACATGAAACTCGATGAGGATGGGAAAACGGTACGCGCGATGGACGTCCTTTTCCCGGGCATTGGAGAAATCATTGGAGGAAGCCAGCGTGAGGATAATTATGACAAACTTCTGGAACGCGTTCACGAAGTAGGAATCGATCCCCAGACAATCTGGTGGTACCTCGAAACCCGTAAATTCGGCACCGCACCGCACTCCGGCTTCGGGCTTGGATTTGAGCGTTTGGTACTGTTTGTGACGGGTATGGGTAATATTCGGGATGTGATTCCATTCCCGAGATATCCGAAAAGCGCAGAGTTTTAA
- a CDS encoding enoyl-CoA hydratase/isomerase family protein, with the protein MYQNIIFGVNDGVATITLNRPQVYHALSPALICEITLAVEEAANDDSVRVVVLTGEGNKAFCSGADLKDAAESGKTAGEILREYYNPMIQAIRNIPKPVICRLNGLAVGAGSSLALACDVVISSEDAYLSLLFVQIGLMPDAGATFFLPRLIGMAKAFELSSTGRKVYALEAARIGLISKAVPGIELDREVNQIVAYYRSAPTMAIGAMKRVFNQSFHLNLEEMQELELQNQEKLFQSHDASEGISAFLQKKAPDFQGK; encoded by the coding sequence ATGTATCAGAATATCATTTTCGGGGTGAATGATGGTGTGGCCACGATTACATTAAATCGTCCTCAGGTATACCACGCGTTGAGCCCTGCGCTGATCTGCGAGATCACACTTGCTGTTGAGGAGGCTGCAAATGACGATTCGGTTAGGGTAGTTGTGCTTACGGGCGAGGGTAACAAGGCGTTTTGTTCCGGTGCCGATCTTAAAGACGCAGCAGAATCTGGCAAAACCGCCGGTGAAATTCTGCGGGAATATTATAACCCCATGATCCAGGCGATCCGGAACATTCCCAAACCGGTGATCTGTCGGTTGAATGGACTGGCAGTAGGGGCTGGAAGTTCACTGGCACTGGCTTGTGATGTAGTGATTTCGAGTGAGGACGCCTATCTGAGTCTGCTTTTTGTGCAGATCGGCCTGATGCCCGATGCGGGCGCAACATTCTTCCTGCCCAGATTGATTGGTATGGCCAAAGCTTTTGAACTATCGTCGACAGGCCGCAAAGTGTATGCATTGGAAGCAGCGAGAATAGGGCTGATTAGCAAGGCAGTTCCAGGGATTGAGCTGGACAGAGAAGTGAATCAGATCGTGGCCTACTACCGTTCCGCGCCGACCATGGCGATTGGTGCAATGAAGCGGGTTTTCAACCAATCTTTTCACCTTAACCTGGAAGAAATGCAGGAACTGGAACTGCAAAATCAGGAAAAACTCTTCCAGAGCCACGATGCCAGCGAAGGAATTTCAGCATTTCTACAAAAGAAAGCACCTGATTTTCAGGGCAAATGA
- a CDS encoding DUF488 domain-containing protein, producing MREFLWEEYLNRLVKNDVKILVDVRNNPLSMKFGFSKKQLKKFCENLGIDYLHIPEVGIQSDQRQELNTQKDYDKLFEIYRKQNLQETISHQEQILNLLKEKKRIALTCFEANICQCHRKHLAEAIIKLPEWNFELKHI from the coding sequence ATGAGGGAATTTCTCTGGGAAGAATATCTAAATCGGCTTGTTAAAAATGACGTAAAGATTTTGGTTGATGTTAGAAATAACCCATTGAGTATGAAGTTCGGGTTTTCTAAAAAGCAATTAAAAAAATTTTGTGAGAATTTGGGAATTGATTACCTGCATATCCCAGAAGTAGGGATTCAATCTGACCAAAGGCAAGAACTTAATACTCAAAAAGACTACGACAAGCTATTTGAAATTTACAGAAAACAGAATTTGCAAGAGACAATAAGCCATCAGGAGCAAATCCTTAACTTATTGAAAGAAAAAAAGCGAATTGCACTAACTTGCTTTGAAGCAAATATTTGCCAGTGCCACAGAAAACATTTAGCAGAAGCAATTATAAAACTACCCGAATGGAATTTTGAATTAAAACATATCTAG